From Haloplasma contractile SSD-17B:
TAAATTAAAAGGTAAAACGTTTCACAGTGATGACGAAGTCAATGGTGACGATTAAACCTAACTTTTATAAGAATAATTACCTAGTAATAGATTTTTTACAGAAAAACTTAGGTAATAAAAAACGCAAGTAACCGAATTATGATTGGTTACTTGCGTTTTTAGTATTTTAAAAGAATTCGAAACTTACAAATGGATTTATTGATATATTAGGATCACTTTTTAATTTATGTGTATATTTAGAATAGTCGGCTTCTATGTAGAAGTGATCGTAAGAAAAATACTTAATCATATTCATTTCAACTGCTACCTGATCTTTGTATGGTCCTTCATATAGTATTTCTTCTTTAAGGCCTTTTTTTCCGATAATTCGATACTTAATATTACCAAGTGTACTATAGAGTCCGTCGCGATACCCATTCCAAGTTCGATACCCTCTAATTTCACTAATTTGTGCTTCACTTAATATCTTTAGTTGTTTGTCTTCTAATAATCTGTATTCTTCATATCGTTTTAACTCATCTAAGAGCTTTATATAGAAGTTCAATGACTGTCCCGTCAAATCAGTGCAGTAACGGTCATTAACAGTGAAGGAAGATTTTTGGGATTCGGTATCGTTTATCGTATCATGATCAGTTGAATCTGAAGTATTTTCATCACAATACTGATTAATTAGAGTTTGCCATGAAGATTCATCAAGAAACTTTGGAATATAATCAGATTGTTTCTTATGGTCACGTGTTACTTTTCGTTTATAAAAGTCATATTTACTTTTGAGTTCATTTATTTTCTCCATTAGTTCTAGTTCATCATATGAAAAATCATTCTCAAGTTGATCCCAGTTAAAATCAATTGAACCAGTATCATAGTTATAATTCACCATAAAATTACGTGGCCTGTCGAGTGGTCTGAAGCGATTCGATTCTAATTTAGGTTCATAACCTTTTATAAACAATTCTTTTTCAATATATTTTGATGGTGTATACTCGTTAGGTAGAGCTATTGGAGAAGTATGCGTTTCAATTTCAACCTCAATAATCGATTCTGGTTTCATAAATGGCTCTGGTATTTCCTTGTGTGTCTGATCCATTACTTGTCTAAAGATATCTAATGGAATCTTCGTATCTTCTTTGTTTAGGTAGGAGGTTTTATCTATAATCTTATCGTATCCCACCCAGACAGAGGTCGTATATTTAGAGGTATATCCTATAAACCAAGCATCGCGAACAGCACCATAAGGAAAGTCATACTCTTCGCTTATATATTCACTATAATTTGTTTGTCCTGTTTTTCCTGCAATCATTAGCCTGTCGACGTTTGCACGATTAGCTGTACCTACAATCATGTTTTCGTGTAACATATCAGACATCAAATAAGCTGTTTCCTCTCTCATAGCAATCCTACTTTTACGCTCGGGTTTATGTATGTCGCCATCTTTCATATAATAGTCAATAGTAGTTGGTTCCACATGTACACCTTTATTACCAAAAGCAGAGAATGCAGCAGCCATTTCTAAAACGGTAAAGCCGTATTTAAATCCACCAATTGCTTGGGCTTCTGACAAGTTCGATTTAACCTGCAACCCTAAGTTTCTTGCAAACTCGGCTGCTTTACTTGAACCTACATCCAAAAAGGCTTTTACAGCAGGAACATTACGCGATTCAATTAAAGCCTGTCTCATCGTTACATACCCTTTATACTGATCATCCCAATTCGATATTGGCATATAGCCATTTCCAGCAGAATAATAGATTTTTTCATCATAAAAGGGATGTCCTGTTGAATAATTTAAATATTCAATTGCAGGACCAAAGTCTAGAATTGGTTTAATTGTAGAACCAGGTTGTCTACGTGCCTGAGTGGCGTAATTAAACGTTAACGAGCCATTATGATTACGTCCTCCGCCAATTGCTCTTATAAAACCGGTATTGTTTTCCAGTACTACAATTCCAGTTTCTAGTGAATCGTTTGGAAAGTTTTTGAATTTATTTTGTTCTAAATCAATTACATAATCTTGTAATTCAGTATTTAGATGTGTGTAAATTTCAACTTCTTCTGTAACGGGATCAATATTATATTTTCTTTTCATTTCTTGTATCACATAATCTAGATATTGATTGTATTTATCGTATTCATTGTTTGGTTCGTGAGGAATTACAAGATCATCTATCGGAATGTTTATTGCGTCTTCTGCTTCTTTTGCAGAAATAAATGCATTCTCTAACATCTGATTAATAACTGTTTCTTGCCGACTTTTTGTGCCTTTAGGATTATTGTAGGGATTATAAAGATTTGGCTTTTGAATCATACCTGCAAGAAGTGCTGCCTCAGCAATTTCTAATTCATCAGCTGATTTTCCAAAATAGTATTTTGATGCGCGTTCAACCCCATAAATCTTACCACCAAATAATATCTTGTTAAGGTATG
This genomic window contains:
- a CDS encoding transglycosylase domain-containing protein; protein product: MSKRVIRSVSRILLKIAMLSGVLLLIGSIFLGSVVYKMVQDTPKLDIDKIYSKTPSKIYDVNGNILLELGVEKRDIIKYDDISSNMVNALLAVEDARFFKHEGIDTKRILGAIVANIKELGYAEGASTITQQLVKNSYLSNEKTIERKIKEMVLSHRLEKELSKEQILEAYLNKILFGGKIYGVERASKYYFGKSADELEIAEAALLAGMIQKPNLYNPYNNPKGTKSRQETVINQMLENAFISAKEAEDAINIPIDDLVIPHEPNNEYDKYNQYLDYVIQEMKRKYNIDPVTEEVEIYTHLNTELQDYVIDLEQNKFKNFPNDSLETGIVVLENNTGFIRAIGGGRNHNGSLTFNYATQARRQPGSTIKPILDFGPAIEYLNYSTGHPFYDEKIYYSAGNGYMPISNWDDQYKGYVTMRQALIESRNVPAVKAFLDVGSSKAAEFARNLGLQVKSNLSEAQAIGGFKYGFTVLEMAAAFSAFGNKGVHVEPTTIDYYMKDGDIHKPERKSRIAMREETAYLMSDMLHENMIVGTANRANVDRLMIAGKTGQTNYSEYISEEYDFPYGAVRDAWFIGYTSKYTTSVWVGYDKIIDKTSYLNKEDTKIPLDIFRQVMDQTHKEIPEPFMKPESIIEVEIETHTSPIALPNEYTPSKYIEKELFIKGYEPKLESNRFRPLDRPRNFMVNYNYDTGSIDFNWDQLENDFSYDELELMEKINELKSKYDFYKRKVTRDHKKQSDYIPKFLDESSWQTLINQYCDENTSDSTDHDTINDTESQKSSFTVNDRYCTDLTGQSLNFYIKLLDELKRYEEYRLLEDKQLKILSEAQISEIRGYRTWNGYRDGLYSTLGNIKYRIIGKKGLKEEILYEGPYKDQVAVEMNMIKYFSYDHFYIEADYSKYTHKLKSDPNISINPFVSFEFF